A stretch of Arachis hypogaea cultivar Tifrunner chromosome 15, arahy.Tifrunner.gnm2.J5K5, whole genome shotgun sequence DNA encodes these proteins:
- the LOC140173090 gene encoding SPX domain-containing membrane protein At4g22990-like: MQASAAFVSASALGMACGPALAGILQTDFKIYKLTFNQNTLPGWVMGVAWLIYLISLWITFKEPSHEPVENENHVNNHQLNDEVNDALEQGLKQPLLITLNDKGDEEADQDYDDSEEASEESRLPATSIRSAYRLLTPSVKICAQLTVSRRVQLLIYFMVKYVMEILLSESSVITTYYFNWSTSRVALFLACLRLTVLPVNVVVGSYISNMFEDRCQLVADSLLSRVMSLRWNLRWRALVN, translated from the exons ATGCAAGCATCAGCTGCTTTCGTCAGTGCCAGCGCCCTTGGCATGGCTTGTGGTCCTGCATTAGCTGGCATATTGCAGACTGATTTTAAGATTTACAAGCTTACGTTTAATCAAAATACGTTGCCCGGTTGGGTTATGGGTGTTGCTTGGCTGATATATCTTATATCGTTGTGGATCACTTTCAAGGAACCTTCTCATGAACCCGTAGAGAATGAGAATCACGTGAATAATCATCAACTAAATGATG AAGTGAACGATGCACTTGAACAAGGCCTAAAACAGCCATTGCTGATTACTTTGAATGATAAGGGAGATGAAGAAGCCGATCAAGATTATGATGATAGTGAAGAAGCTTCAGAAGAATCTCGTCTCCCAGCGACTTCGATTCGGTCTGCATACAGACTCCTTACGCCATCTGTAAAGATTTGTGCACAACTCACGGTCTCCCGCAGA GTTCAGTTATTGATATATTTTATGGTCAAATATGTAATGGAGATTTTACTATCGGAATCTAGTGTCATCACAACATACTACTTTAACTGGTCAACAAGCAGAGTTGCACTTTTTCTCGCTTGCCTTCGATTGACTGTTCTTCCTGTAAACGTTGTTGTTGGAAGCTATATAAGCAACATGTTTGAGGATAG GTGTCAACTTGTCGCTGACTCGCTGCTTTCGCGAGTTATGTCCTTGAGGTGGAACCTACGATGGAGGGCTCTTGTAAACTGA